One window of Theropithecus gelada isolate Dixy chromosome 4, Tgel_1.0, whole genome shotgun sequence genomic DNA carries:
- the LOC112623369 gene encoding coiled-coil alpha-helical rod protein 1-like isoform X5, giving the protein MFPPSGHQDVSERRLDTQRPQVTMWKQDVSSDRQEPGRRGRSWELEGSQALSQQAEVIARQLQELRRLEEEVRLLRETSLQQKMRLEAQAMELEALAQAEKAGRAEAEGLRAALAGAEVVRKNLEEGSQRELEEVQRLHQEQLSSLTQAHQEALSSLTSKAEGLEQSLSSLETRRAGEAKELAEAQREAELLRKQLSKTQEDLEAQVTLVENLRKYVGEQVPPEVHSQTWELERQKFLENMHHLQEDRDGLHATAELLQVRVQSLTHILALQEEELTRKVQPSDSLEPEFTRKCQSLLNRWREKVFALMVQLKAQELEHSDSVKQLKGQVTSLQEQVTAQSQEQAILQRSLQDKAAEVEVERMGSRGLQLELSRAQEARRRWQQQTTAAEEQLRLVVNAVSSSQIWLESTMAKVEEAAARLPSLNNRLSYAVRKVHTIRGLTARKLALAQLRQESCPLPPPVTDVSLELQQLREERNRLDAELQLSARLIQQEVGRAREQGEAERQQLSKVAQQLEQELQQTQESLASLGLQLEVARQGQQESTEEAASLRQELTQQQDLYRQALQEKVAEVETRLREQLADTERRLNEARREHAKAVVSLRQIQRRAAQEKERSQELRRLQEEARKEEGQRLAWRLQELERDKNLMLATLQQEGLLSRYKQQRLLAVLPSLLDKKKSVVSSPRPPECSASVPVAAAVPTRESIKGSLSVLLDDLQGLSEAISKEEAVCQGDNLDRCSSSNPQMSS; this is encoded by the exons GTCCTGGGAGCTGGAGGGGTCACAGGCCCTGAGCCAGCAGGCTGAGGTGATCGCTCGGCAGTTGCAAGAACTGCGGCGGCTGGAGGAGGAGGTCCGGCTCCTGCGGGAGACCTCACTGCAGCAGAAGATGAGGCTAGAGGCCCAGGccatggagctggaggccctGGCACAGGCAGAGAAGGCCGGCCGAGCTGAGGCTGAGGGCCTGCGTGCTGCTTTGGCTGGGGCTGAGGTCGTCCGGAAGAACTTGGAAGAGGGGAGCCAGCGCGAGCTGGAAGAGGTTCAGAGGCTGCACCAAGAGCAG CTGTCCTCTTTGACACAGGCTCACCAGGAGGCTCTTTCCAGTTTGACCAGCAAGGCCGAGGGCTTGGAGCAGTCTTTGAGTAGTCTGGAAACCAGGAGAGCAGGGGAAGCCAAGGAGCTGGCCGAGGCTCAGAGGGAGGCCGAGCTGCTTCGGAAGCAGCTGAG CAAGACCCAGGAAGACTTGGAGGCTCAGGTGACCCTGGTTGAGAATCTAAGAAAATATGTTGGGGAACAAGTCCCTCCTGAGGTCCACAGCCAGACATGGGAACTGGAGCGACAGAAGTTTCTGGAAAACATGCAT CACTTGCAGGAGGACCGGGATGGCCTGCACGCCACCGCGGAGCTGCTGCAGGTGAGGGTGCAGAGCCTTACGCACATCCTCGCCCTGCAGGAGGAGGAGCTGACCAGGAAG GTTCAACCTTCAGATTCGCTGGAGCCTGAGTTTACCAGGAAGTGCCAGTCCCTGCTGAACCGCTGGCGGGAGAAGGTGTTTGCCCTCATGGTGCAGCTAAAGGCCCAGGAGCTGGAACACAGCGACTCTGTTAAGCAGCTGAAGGGACAG GTGACCTCACTCCAGGAACAAGTAACAGCCCAGAGCCAGGAGCAGGCCATTCTGCAGCGATCCCTGCAGGACAAAGCCgcagaggtggaggtggagcGGATGGGTTCCAGG GGCCTGCAGTTGGAGCTGAGCCGTGCTCAGGAGGCCAGGCGCCGGTGGCAGCAGCAGACAACCGCAGCCGAGGAGCAGCTGAGGCTTGTGGTCAATGCCGTCAGCAG CTCTCAGATCTGGCTCGAGAGCACCATGGCTAAGGTGGAAGAGGCTGCCGCCCGGCTTCCCAGCCTCAACAACCGACTCAGCTATGCTGTCCGCAAGGTCCACACCATTCGGG GCCTGACTGCTCGAAAGCTTGCCCTTGCTCAGCTGCGCCAGGAGAG CTGTCCCCTACCACCACCAGTCACAGACGTAAGCCTTGAGTTGCAGCAGCTGCGGGAAGAACGGAACCGCCTGGATGCAGAACTGCAGCTGAGTGCCCGCCTCATTCAGCAGGAGGTGGGCCGGGCTCGGGAACAAG GGGAGGCAGAGCGGCAGCAGCTGAGCAAGGTGGCCCAGCAGCTGGAGCAGGAGCTGCAGCAGACCCAGGAGTCCCTGGCTAGCTTGGGGCTGCAGCTGGAGGTGGCACGCCAGGGCCAGCAGGAGAGCACAGAGGAGGCTGCCAGTCTGCGGCAGGAGCTGACCCAGCAGCAGGACCTCTACAGGCAAG CTCTGCAAGAGAAGGTGGCTGAAGTGGAAACTCGGCTGCGGGAGCAACTCGCAGACACAGAGAGGAGGCTGAACGAGGCTCGGAGGGAGCATGCCAAGGCCG TGGTCTCCTTGCGCCAGATTCAGCGCAGAGCTGCCCAGGAAAAGGAGCGGAGCCAGGAACTCAGGCGTCTGCAGGAGGAGGCCCGGAAGGAGGAGGGGCAGCGACTGGCCTGGCGCTTGCAGGAGCTGGAGAGGGATAAGAACCTCATGCTG GCCACCTTGCAGCAGGAGGGTCTCCTCTCCCGTTACAAGCAGCAGCGACTGTTGGCAGTTCTTCCTTCCCTACTGGATAAGAAGAAATCTGTGGTGTCCAGCCCCAGGCCTCCAGAGTGTTCAGCATCCGTACCTGTAGCAGCAGCAGTACCCACCAGGGAATCCATAAAAG GGTCCCTCTCTGTCCTGCTCGATGACCTGCAGGGCTTGAGTGAAGCCATTTCCAAAGAGGAAGCTGTTTGTCAAGGAGACAACCTTGATAGATGCTCCAGCTCCAATCCCCAGATGAGCAGCTAA
- the LOC112623369 gene encoding coiled-coil alpha-helical rod protein 1-like isoform X4, producing the protein MFPPSDSTGLIPPSHFQARPLSTLPRMAPTWLSDIPLVQPPGHQDVSERRLDTQRPQVTMWKQDVSSDRQEPGRRGRSWELEGSQALSQQAEVIARQLQELRRLEEEVRLLRETSLQQKMRLEAQAMELEALAQAEKAGRAEAEGLRAALAGAEVVRKNLEEGSQRELEEVQRLHQEQLSSLTQAHQEALSSLTSKAEGLEQSLSSLETRRAGEAKELAEAQREAELLRKQLSKTQEDLEAQVTLVENLRKYVGEQVPPEVHSQTWELERQKFLENMHHLQEDRDGLHATAELLQVRVQSLTHILALQEEELTRKVQPSDSLEPEFTRKCQSLLNRWREKVFALMVQLKAQELEHSDSVKQLKGQVTSLQEQVTAQSQEQAILQRSLQDKAAEVEVERMGSRGLQLELSRAQEARRRWQQQTTAAEEQLRLVVNAVSSSQIWLESTMAKVEEAAARLPSLNNRLSYAVRKVHTIRGLTARKLALAQLRQESCPLPPPVTDVSLELQQLREERNRLDAELQLSARLIQQEVGRAREQGEAERQQLSKVAQQLEQELQQTQESLASLGLQLEVARQGQQESTEEAASLRQELTQQQDLYRQALQEKVAEVETRLREQLADTERRLNEARREHAKAVVSLRQIQRRAAQEKERSQELRRLQEEARKEEGQRLAWRLQELERDKNLMLATLQQEGLLSRYKQQRLLAVLPSLLDKKKSVVSSPRPPECSASVPVAAAVPTRESIKGSLSVLLDDLQGLSEAISKEEAVCQGDNLDRCSSSNPQMSS; encoded by the exons GTCCTGGGAGCTGGAGGGGTCACAGGCCCTGAGCCAGCAGGCTGAGGTGATCGCTCGGCAGTTGCAAGAACTGCGGCGGCTGGAGGAGGAGGTCCGGCTCCTGCGGGAGACCTCACTGCAGCAGAAGATGAGGCTAGAGGCCCAGGccatggagctggaggccctGGCACAGGCAGAGAAGGCCGGCCGAGCTGAGGCTGAGGGCCTGCGTGCTGCTTTGGCTGGGGCTGAGGTCGTCCGGAAGAACTTGGAAGAGGGGAGCCAGCGCGAGCTGGAAGAGGTTCAGAGGCTGCACCAAGAGCAG CTGTCCTCTTTGACACAGGCTCACCAGGAGGCTCTTTCCAGTTTGACCAGCAAGGCCGAGGGCTTGGAGCAGTCTTTGAGTAGTCTGGAAACCAGGAGAGCAGGGGAAGCCAAGGAGCTGGCCGAGGCTCAGAGGGAGGCCGAGCTGCTTCGGAAGCAGCTGAG CAAGACCCAGGAAGACTTGGAGGCTCAGGTGACCCTGGTTGAGAATCTAAGAAAATATGTTGGGGAACAAGTCCCTCCTGAGGTCCACAGCCAGACATGGGAACTGGAGCGACAGAAGTTTCTGGAAAACATGCAT CACTTGCAGGAGGACCGGGATGGCCTGCACGCCACCGCGGAGCTGCTGCAGGTGAGGGTGCAGAGCCTTACGCACATCCTCGCCCTGCAGGAGGAGGAGCTGACCAGGAAG GTTCAACCTTCAGATTCGCTGGAGCCTGAGTTTACCAGGAAGTGCCAGTCCCTGCTGAACCGCTGGCGGGAGAAGGTGTTTGCCCTCATGGTGCAGCTAAAGGCCCAGGAGCTGGAACACAGCGACTCTGTTAAGCAGCTGAAGGGACAG GTGACCTCACTCCAGGAACAAGTAACAGCCCAGAGCCAGGAGCAGGCCATTCTGCAGCGATCCCTGCAGGACAAAGCCgcagaggtggaggtggagcGGATGGGTTCCAGG GGCCTGCAGTTGGAGCTGAGCCGTGCTCAGGAGGCCAGGCGCCGGTGGCAGCAGCAGACAACCGCAGCCGAGGAGCAGCTGAGGCTTGTGGTCAATGCCGTCAGCAG CTCTCAGATCTGGCTCGAGAGCACCATGGCTAAGGTGGAAGAGGCTGCCGCCCGGCTTCCCAGCCTCAACAACCGACTCAGCTATGCTGTCCGCAAGGTCCACACCATTCGGG GCCTGACTGCTCGAAAGCTTGCCCTTGCTCAGCTGCGCCAGGAGAG CTGTCCCCTACCACCACCAGTCACAGACGTAAGCCTTGAGTTGCAGCAGCTGCGGGAAGAACGGAACCGCCTGGATGCAGAACTGCAGCTGAGTGCCCGCCTCATTCAGCAGGAGGTGGGCCGGGCTCGGGAACAAG GGGAGGCAGAGCGGCAGCAGCTGAGCAAGGTGGCCCAGCAGCTGGAGCAGGAGCTGCAGCAGACCCAGGAGTCCCTGGCTAGCTTGGGGCTGCAGCTGGAGGTGGCACGCCAGGGCCAGCAGGAGAGCACAGAGGAGGCTGCCAGTCTGCGGCAGGAGCTGACCCAGCAGCAGGACCTCTACAGGCAAG CTCTGCAAGAGAAGGTGGCTGAAGTGGAAACTCGGCTGCGGGAGCAACTCGCAGACACAGAGAGGAGGCTGAACGAGGCTCGGAGGGAGCATGCCAAGGCCG TGGTCTCCTTGCGCCAGATTCAGCGCAGAGCTGCCCAGGAAAAGGAGCGGAGCCAGGAACTCAGGCGTCTGCAGGAGGAGGCCCGGAAGGAGGAGGGGCAGCGACTGGCCTGGCGCTTGCAGGAGCTGGAGAGGGATAAGAACCTCATGCTG GCCACCTTGCAGCAGGAGGGTCTCCTCTCCCGTTACAAGCAGCAGCGACTGTTGGCAGTTCTTCCTTCCCTACTGGATAAGAAGAAATCTGTGGTGTCCAGCCCCAGGCCTCCAGAGTGTTCAGCATCCGTACCTGTAGCAGCAGCAGTACCCACCAGGGAATCCATAAAAG GGTCCCTCTCTGTCCTGCTCGATGACCTGCAGGGCTTGAGTGAAGCCATTTCCAAAGAGGAAGCTGTTTGTCAAGGAGACAACCTTGATAGATGCTCCAGCTCCAATCCCCAGATGAGCAGCTAA
- the LOC112622159 gene encoding DNA-directed RNA polymerases I, II, and III subunit RPABC5-like — translation MAVYWPPKLGSCVRCFTCSKTVGNTWEAYLGLLQAKYTDKDALGLKHYSRCCMLLAHVDLIQKLLNYALLGK, via the exons ATGGCTGTGTACTGGCCCCCAAAGCTGGG gagttgtgTGCGCTGCTTCACCTGCAGCAAGACTGTGGGCAACACGTGGGAGGCCTACCTAGGGCTGCTGCAGGCCAAGTACACTGATAAGGACGCCCTGGGCCTGAAGCACTACAGCCGCTGCTGCATGCTGCTGGCCCACGTGGACCTGATCCAGAAGCTGCTCAATTATGCCCTCCTGGGGAAGTGA
- the LOC112622865 gene encoding psoriasis susceptibility 1 candidate gene 2 protein homolog: MMLNWKLLGILVLCLHARGISGSEDHPSHPPAEDREEAGSPTLPQGPPVPGDPWPGAPPLFEDPPPPPPSRPWRDLPETGVWPPEPPRTDPPQPPRPDDPWPAGPQPPENPWPPAPEVDHRPQEEPDLDPPREEYR, encoded by the exons ATGATGCTCAACTGGAAGCTCCTTGGGATCCTGGTCCTTTGCCTGCACGCCAGAG GCATCTCAGGCAGCGAGGACCACCCCTCTCACCCACCCGCAGAGGACCGAGAGGAGGCAGGCTCCCCAACATTGCCTCAGGGCCCCCCAGTCCCCGGTGACCCTTGGCCAGGGGCACCCCCTCTCTTTGAAGACCCTCCGCCTCCCCCACCCAGTCGTCCCTGGAGAGACCTGCCTGAAACTGGAGTCTGGCCCCCTGAACCGCCTAGAACGGATCCTCCTCAACCTCCCCGGCCTGATGACCCTTGGCCAGCAGGACCCCAGCCCCCAGAGAACCCCTGGCCTCCTGCCCCTGAGGTGGACCACCGACCTCAGGAGGAGCCAGACCTGGACCCACCCCGGGAAGAGTACAGATAA